In a genomic window of Streptomyces sp. NBC_01231:
- a CDS encoding ABC transporter substrate-binding protein — MRLRTTAVVGSLLLVTVTGCGAADMTKQASPFANAQGAKTVTLSVQSWVGAQANVAVAQYLMEHKLGYRVDTVQVDEVPAWDALSQGRVDAIMEDWGHPEQEQRYVKDKKLITPGGELGVTGHIGWYVPTYFAKQHPDVTNWKNLNKYASQFRTPESGGKGQLMDGSPSYVTNDKALVQNLKLDYQVVFAGSEAAQITQMRQFAKEKKPFLTYWYAPQWLFKKVPMTEVKLPPYKEGCDADPAKITCAYPHTPLQKYLNTDFAKGGGKAAALLKKFKWTTEDQNEVSLMIADQKMSPEEAAKKWVDSHESTWKAWLS; from the coding sequence ATGCGACTTCGTACGACTGCCGTAGTGGGCTCCCTGTTGCTGGTGACCGTGACCGGCTGCGGCGCCGCCGACATGACCAAGCAGGCCTCGCCGTTCGCCAACGCCCAGGGCGCCAAGACCGTGACCCTCTCGGTCCAGTCCTGGGTGGGAGCGCAGGCCAACGTGGCCGTGGCCCAGTACCTGATGGAGCACAAGCTCGGCTACCGCGTCGACACCGTCCAGGTCGACGAGGTGCCCGCCTGGGACGCCCTCAGCCAGGGCCGCGTCGACGCGATCATGGAGGACTGGGGCCACCCCGAGCAGGAGCAGCGGTACGTCAAGGACAAGAAGTTGATCACGCCGGGCGGTGAGCTCGGGGTGACCGGACACATCGGCTGGTACGTCCCGACGTACTTCGCCAAGCAGCACCCGGACGTCACGAACTGGAAGAACCTCAACAAGTACGCCTCGCAGTTCCGTACGCCGGAGAGCGGCGGCAAGGGCCAGCTGATGGACGGCTCGCCCTCCTACGTCACCAACGACAAGGCGCTGGTGCAGAACCTGAAGCTCGACTACCAGGTCGTCTTCGCCGGTTCGGAGGCCGCCCAGATCACGCAGATGAGGCAGTTCGCCAAGGAGAAGAAGCCCTTCCTGACGTACTGGTACGCCCCCCAGTGGCTGTTCAAGAAGGTCCCGATGACCGAGGTGAAGCTGCCCCCCTACAAGGAGGGCTGCGACGCCGACCCGGCGAAGATCACCTGCGCCTACCCGCACACCCCGCTGCAGAAGTACCTCAACACGGACTTCGCGAAGGGCGGCGGGAAGGCGGCGGCCCTGCTGAAGAAGTTCAAGTGGACGACGGAGGACCAGAACGAGGTCTCCCTGATGATCGCCGACCAGAAGATGTCGCCCGAGGAGGCCGCGAAGAAGTGGGTGGACAGCCACGAGTCCACCTGGAAGGCGTGGCTGTCCTGA
- a CDS encoding isocitrate lyase/phosphoenolpyruvate mutase family protein, with product MSKVETFRRLHRNRLPEDPLVLPGPWDAAGAQVLAEAGFPALATPSAGVAASLGYADGQTPADEMFAAVARIVRAVDVPVSADVEGGYGLSPEELVERVLDTGAVGCNLEDSVDGVLQDPREHADRLAEVRSAAADSLFVNARIDTFACGVADPGRAIERAALYVAAGADCVYPIGAPPHVLPLLRAGIQGPVNVGAKVGEGPSPAELGVRGATRVTFGPGLQRRTAEALREIAARLR from the coding sequence GTGAGCAAGGTCGAGACGTTCCGCAGACTGCACCGCAACCGCCTCCCCGAGGATCCCCTCGTCCTGCCGGGGCCCTGGGACGCGGCCGGCGCCCAGGTGCTGGCCGAGGCCGGGTTCCCGGCGCTCGCGACGCCCAGCGCCGGGGTCGCCGCCTCCCTCGGCTACGCGGACGGGCAGACTCCGGCGGACGAGATGTTCGCGGCCGTCGCGCGGATCGTCCGGGCCGTGGACGTGCCGGTCTCGGCGGATGTCGAGGGAGGGTACGGGCTGTCGCCGGAGGAACTGGTGGAGCGGGTCCTGGATACGGGAGCCGTCGGGTGCAACCTGGAGGACTCCGTCGACGGCGTCCTCCAGGACCCGCGCGAGCACGCCGACCGGCTGGCCGAGGTGCGGTCCGCGGCGGCCGACTCACTCTTCGTCAACGCGCGCATCGACACCTTCGCCTGCGGGGTCGCGGATCCCGGACGGGCCATCGAGCGGGCCGCGTTGTACGTCGCCGCGGGCGCCGACTGTGTGTACCCGATCGGTGCCCCGCCGCACGTCCTGCCGCTGCTGCGGGCCGGGATCCAGGGTCCGGTCAACGTGGGCGCGAAGGTCGGTGAGGGCCCCTCGCCCGCCGAGCTGGGCGTGCGAGGGGCCACCCGGGTCACCTTCGGGCCGGGGCTTCAGCGGCGGACCGCCGAGGCGCTGCGGGAGATCGCCGCGCGGCTGAGGTAG
- a CDS encoding glycine betaine/L-proline ABC transporter ATP-binding protein — protein MALTVPTRKPPTDESATPVFSVEGLWKVFGPKADSVPADPELAALAPAELRSRTGCTAAVRDVSFDVRKGEVFVVMGLSGSGKSTLVRCLTRLIEPTAGTIAIDGEDVRAMDRSRLRELRRHRAAMVFQHFGLLPHRTVLDNVAYGLEIQGVSRAERRARAQDIVAKVGLEGMEQRRPGQLSGGQQQRVGLARALAVDPEVLLFDEPFSALDPLIRRDMQEEVVRLHREEGRTMVFITHDLSEALKLGDRIALMRDGQVVQLGTPEEIVGSPADDYVREFVRDVPREQVMTARTAMRPGDCGNAEHPSAIAADAVVAEAIRVVSRSHKPACVVEDGRCLGVVDNERLLDVVAGTELRKEAI, from the coding sequence ATGGCGCTCACAGTCCCCACCCGCAAGCCCCCCACGGACGAATCCGCCACCCCCGTCTTCTCGGTGGAGGGCCTCTGGAAGGTCTTCGGACCGAAGGCCGACAGCGTCCCCGCCGACCCGGAGCTCGCCGCCCTGGCGCCCGCCGAGCTGCGTTCCCGTACCGGCTGCACGGCCGCCGTCCGGGACGTCTCCTTCGACGTGCGCAAGGGCGAGGTCTTCGTCGTCATGGGCCTGTCCGGCTCCGGCAAGTCCACACTGGTGCGCTGCCTGACCCGGCTGATCGAGCCGACTGCCGGCACGATCGCCATCGACGGCGAGGACGTCCGCGCCATGGACCGGTCCCGGCTGCGCGAGCTGCGCCGCCACCGCGCCGCGATGGTCTTCCAGCACTTCGGCCTGCTCCCGCACCGCACGGTCCTCGACAACGTGGCCTACGGCCTGGAGATCCAGGGCGTCAGCCGGGCCGAGCGCCGGGCCCGCGCCCAGGACATCGTCGCCAAGGTCGGCCTGGAGGGCATGGAACAGCGCCGCCCGGGCCAGCTGTCCGGCGGTCAGCAGCAGCGCGTGGGACTGGCCCGCGCCCTCGCCGTCGACCCCGAGGTCCTGCTGTTCGACGAGCCGTTCAGCGCCCTCGACCCGCTGATCCGGCGCGACATGCAGGAGGAGGTCGTACGGCTGCACCGCGAGGAGGGCCGCACGATGGTCTTCATCACCCACGACCTCAGCGAGGCGCTCAAGCTGGGCGACCGCATCGCCCTGATGCGTGACGGCCAGGTGGTGCAGCTTGGCACCCCGGAGGAGATCGTGGGCTCCCCGGCCGACGACTACGTACGCGAGTTCGTCCGGGACGTTCCGCGCGAGCAGGTCATGACGGCCCGTACGGCCATGCGCCCCGGGGACTGCGGCAACGCGGAGCACCCGAGCGCGATCGCCGCGGACGCGGTGGTCGCCGAGGCCATCAGGGTCGTCTCCCGCAGCCACAAGCCGGCCTGCGTCGTGGAGGACGGCCGGTGTCTGGGGGTCGTCGACAACGAACGGCTCCTGGACGTCGTGGCCGGAACGGAGCTCCGCAAGGAGGCGATCTGA
- a CDS encoding aldehyde dehydrogenase family protein, which yields MADRVELQARKTIHADGEWREAISGATREILDPADALPFVVVAEGDEKDTDLAVAAARRAFDQGDWPRTPVTERAELLRRVADLLVRDRAELGLLESRDAGKTVEEGCVDIDCVADAFRYFADLVAGESPGRVVDAGSPDIHSVVVHEPVGVCALITPWNYPLLQASWKIAPALAAGNTFVVKPSEITPLTTIALIDLLAEAGLPAGVANIVTGPGHSVGARLAEHPDVDLVSFTGGLVSGTKVAQAAAPSVKKVALELGGKNPNVVFADACGTDEAFDTAVDQALNAAFIHSGQVCSAGGRLIIEESVRDRFVAELARRADRIRLGRGTADGVECGPLVSEQQRAKVEGYVESALKEGAVLRSGGKRPEPSPERPENGYFYEPTVLDHCHREMRVVREEVFGPVLTVETFRTEDEAVALANDTEYGLAGAVWTTDAGRARRVAGRLRHGTVWINDFHPYLPQAEWGGFGKSGVGRELGPAGLAEYRETKHVYQNLAPKAVRWFGG from the coding sequence ATGGCGGACAGAGTGGAACTCCAGGCGCGGAAGACCATCCACGCGGACGGAGAATGGCGTGAAGCGATCTCCGGCGCCACGCGCGAGATTCTCGATCCCGCGGACGCCCTGCCGTTCGTCGTGGTCGCGGAGGGCGACGAGAAGGACACGGACCTGGCGGTCGCGGCGGCCCGCCGGGCCTTCGACCAGGGTGACTGGCCCCGCACCCCCGTCACCGAACGCGCCGAGCTGCTGCGTCGCGTCGCCGACCTCCTCGTACGCGACCGCGCGGAGCTCGGTCTGCTGGAGAGCCGGGACGCGGGCAAGACCGTCGAGGAGGGCTGCGTCGACATCGACTGTGTCGCGGACGCCTTCCGCTACTTCGCCGACCTGGTCGCGGGCGAGTCGCCCGGCAGGGTCGTCGACGCGGGCTCGCCCGACATCCACAGCGTGGTCGTCCATGAGCCGGTCGGCGTCTGCGCGCTGATCACCCCCTGGAACTACCCCCTCCTCCAGGCGAGTTGGAAGATAGCCCCGGCGCTCGCGGCCGGCAACACCTTCGTGGTCAAGCCGAGCGAGATCACCCCCCTGACGACGATCGCCCTCATCGACCTGCTGGCCGAGGCGGGGCTGCCCGCCGGAGTCGCGAACATCGTCACCGGCCCCGGCCACTCGGTCGGCGCCCGCCTCGCCGAGCACCCCGACGTCGACCTCGTCTCCTTCACCGGTGGCCTGGTCAGCGGAACGAAGGTGGCCCAGGCCGCCGCGCCGAGCGTCAAGAAGGTCGCCCTCGAACTCGGCGGCAAGAACCCCAACGTCGTCTTCGCCGACGCCTGCGGCACCGACGAGGCCTTCGACACCGCCGTCGACCAGGCCCTCAACGCGGCCTTCATCCACAGTGGCCAGGTCTGCTCTGCGGGCGGCCGCCTCATCATCGAGGAGTCGGTCCGGGACCGCTTCGTCGCCGAACTGGCCCGCCGGGCGGACCGTATCCGCCTCGGACGCGGTACCGCGGACGGCGTCGAGTGCGGCCCGCTCGTCTCCGAGCAGCAGCGCGCCAAGGTGGAGGGGTACGTCGAGTCCGCCCTGAAGGAGGGCGCGGTGCTGCGCTCCGGCGGCAAGCGCCCCGAGCCGTCCCCCGAGCGGCCGGAGAACGGCTACTTCTACGAGCCGACCGTCCTCGACCACTGCCACCGCGAGATGCGGGTCGTACGGGAGGAGGTCTTCGGACCGGTCCTCACCGTCGAGACGTTCCGCACCGAGGACGAGGCAGTCGCCCTGGCCAACGACACCGAGTACGGACTCGCGGGTGCCGTCTGGACCACCGACGCCGGCCGGGCCCGCAGGGTCGCGGGCCGACTGCGCCACGGCACCGTCTGGATCAACGACTTCCACCCCTACCTCCCGCAGGCGGAGTGGGGCGGCTTCGGCAAGAGCGGAGTGGGCCGCGAACTCGGCCCCGCCGGACTCGCGGAGTACCGCGAGACCAAGCACGTCTACCAGAACCTCGCCCCGAAGGCCGTCCGCTGGTTCGGCGGCTGA
- a CDS encoding carboxymuconolactone decarboxylase family protein: MTVRTRLLDPAVGQAMAALSATAKKGLGDPALAELVVIRASQLNHCAFCLDMHLTIARGHGVSERQLDLLAAWEEAEGVYDERERAALALTEAVTVLTGGTSQAFGSEGGFVPDAVYDRAAQHFDDVELAHLVGLIVAINNWNRVMVGRRIPPGGHTP; this comes from the coding sequence GTGACGGTGCGGACCCGGCTGCTGGACCCGGCGGTCGGCCAGGCCATGGCCGCCCTCAGCGCCACCGCGAAGAAGGGCCTCGGCGATCCCGCGCTCGCCGAGCTGGTGGTGATCCGGGCCTCGCAGCTCAACCACTGCGCGTTCTGCCTCGACATGCACCTCACGATCGCCCGCGGGCACGGGGTGAGCGAGCGGCAGCTCGATCTGCTGGCCGCCTGGGAGGAGGCCGAGGGGGTCTACGACGAGCGGGAGCGGGCGGCACTGGCGCTGACGGAAGCGGTGACCGTCCTGACCGGGGGCACCTCCCAGGCTTTCGGCTCTGAGGGAGGGTTCGTGCCCGACGCGGTGTACGACCGGGCCGCCCAGCACTTCGACGATGTCGAACTCGCCCACCTCGTCGGGCTGATCGTCGCCATCAACAACTGGAACCGGGTGATGGTCGGCCGCCGGATCCCGCCGGGAGGCCACACGCCGTGA
- a CDS encoding ABC transporter permease subunit, whose amino-acid sequence MATVTAPAPRVSLLGIFKRRAVAKLALLALAAAILVPLANARWASGSWPGALTVDLTEPLTKTSDWIIDNRDSHPLFLYFFGYVSNAVVLSVRAVYLVLLGAGWAGVTAIAGLVAWRVAGVKLAAGTAAAFLACGLLGMWVPTMQTLALMVVAVLASVLVGAVLGLAAGLSDRMDRVLRPVLDTMQVLPAFAYLLPVVLVFGIGVPAAVLATVVYAAPPMARLTSLGLRGADKGVLEAVESLGSTARQRLLTARLPLARKELLLGLNQTIMMALSMAVIASVIGAGGLGDRVYQALASVDVGAALAAGIPIVVLAVVLDRITGAAGERSDDAERSGRAGWVYALVAAVAVAVAGRLLGRLDWPDAWTLNIAEPVNRAVDWMTAHLYSGVPVVGGTADWAGHFTTWVLDPVRDGLQGLPWWSVLLIVAALAWVIGTWQTALTAVLAMAAIGVLGVWKPSLDTLSQVLAAVAVTLVLGFATGVAAARSERFERLLRPVLDVCQTMPQFVYLIPVVALFGVGRAPAVAAAVVYALPAVVRITAQGLRQVDPAAMEAARSLGASRGQQLRQVQLPLARRSLLLAVNQGVVLVLAVVIIGGLVGGGALGYEVVFGLAQGDLATGLVAGAAIVCLGLMLDRVTQPTERRTKKGA is encoded by the coding sequence ATGGCAACGGTCACCGCACCCGCCCCCCGGGTCTCCCTGCTCGGCATCTTCAAACGACGCGCCGTCGCCAAGCTCGCCCTGCTGGCCCTCGCCGCCGCGATCCTCGTGCCGCTGGCGAACGCCCGCTGGGCCAGCGGCAGTTGGCCCGGCGCGCTCACCGTCGACCTCACCGAGCCGCTGACGAAGACCAGCGACTGGATCATCGACAACCGGGACAGCCACCCACTGTTCCTCTACTTCTTCGGCTACGTCAGCAACGCGGTCGTGCTGTCCGTACGCGCCGTGTACCTGGTGCTGCTCGGCGCCGGCTGGGCCGGGGTCACCGCGATCGCCGGGCTCGTCGCCTGGCGGGTCGCCGGAGTGAAACTGGCCGCCGGCACCGCCGCCGCGTTCCTGGCCTGCGGCCTGCTCGGCATGTGGGTGCCGACCATGCAGACGCTCGCCCTGATGGTCGTGGCGGTCCTCGCCTCGGTCCTCGTGGGCGCGGTACTGGGTCTCGCCGCCGGGCTGTCCGACCGGATGGACCGCGTCCTGCGCCCGGTCCTGGACACCATGCAGGTGCTGCCCGCCTTCGCCTACCTCCTCCCGGTGGTCCTGGTCTTCGGCATCGGCGTCCCCGCGGCCGTCCTGGCCACCGTCGTCTACGCCGCCCCGCCCATGGCACGCCTCACCTCGCTCGGCCTGCGCGGCGCCGACAAGGGGGTGCTGGAGGCGGTCGAGTCGCTGGGCTCCACCGCCCGCCAGCGCCTGCTGACCGCCCGCCTCCCGCTGGCCCGCAAGGAACTCCTGCTCGGCCTCAACCAGACGATCATGATGGCGCTGTCCATGGCCGTCATCGCGTCGGTGATCGGCGCCGGCGGCCTCGGTGACCGTGTCTACCAGGCGCTCGCGTCCGTCGACGTGGGCGCGGCCCTCGCGGCCGGCATCCCGATCGTGGTCCTCGCCGTCGTCCTGGACCGGATCACGGGTGCGGCGGGGGAGCGGTCGGACGACGCCGAGCGGTCGGGCCGCGCGGGATGGGTGTACGCGCTCGTCGCCGCCGTCGCGGTCGCCGTGGCCGGGCGGCTGCTGGGCCGTCTCGACTGGCCCGACGCCTGGACGCTCAACATCGCCGAGCCGGTCAACCGGGCCGTCGACTGGATGACCGCGCACCTGTACTCCGGGGTCCCCGTGGTCGGCGGCACCGCCGACTGGGCGGGCCACTTCACGACCTGGGTCCTCGACCCGGTCCGGGACGGCCTGCAGGGCCTGCCGTGGTGGTCGGTGCTGCTCATCGTCGCCGCGCTGGCCTGGGTGATCGGCACCTGGCAGACCGCGCTCACCGCGGTCCTCGCGATGGCCGCGATCGGTGTGCTCGGAGTGTGGAAGCCGTCCCTGGACACGCTGTCCCAGGTACTGGCGGCGGTCGCCGTCACCCTCGTGCTGGGGTTCGCGACCGGTGTCGCGGCGGCCCGCAGCGAGCGCTTCGAGCGGCTGCTGCGGCCCGTCCTGGACGTCTGCCAGACGATGCCGCAGTTCGTGTACCTGATCCCGGTCGTCGCCCTGTTCGGCGTCGGCCGTGCCCCCGCCGTCGCGGCGGCGGTGGTCTACGCCCTGCCCGCCGTCGTCCGCATCACCGCCCAGGGGCTGCGTCAGGTCGACCCGGCCGCGATGGAGGCGGCGCGCTCGCTGGGCGCCAGCCGCGGCCAGCAACTGCGCCAGGTGCAACTCCCGCTGGCCCGGCGGTCCCTGCTGCTCGCCGTCAACCAGGGCGTGGTCCTGGTCCTCGCCGTCGTCATCATCGGCGGCCTGGTCGGCGGTGGCGCCCTCGGCTACGAGGTCGTCTTCGGCCTCGCCCAGGGCGACCTCGCGACCGGCCTGGTGGCCGGCGCGGCCATCGTCTGCCTCGGCCTGATGCTCGACCGGGTGACCCAGCCGACGGAACGCCGCACCAAGAAGGGAGCGTGA
- a CDS encoding GMC family oxidoreductase N-terminal domain-containing protein, protein MPENPHVYDYVVIGGGTAGSVIASRLTENPDVTVAVIEGGPSDVDRDDVLTLRRWMGLLGGDLDYDYPTTEQPRGNSHIRHSRARVLGGCSSHNTLIAFKPLPSDWDEWEAAGAKGWGAVPMEAYFARLKNNVVPVDEKDRNAIARDFVDSAQNALEVPRVEGFNKKPFNDGVGFFDLAYHPENNKRSSASVAYLHPVMDERPNLHIMLETWAYRLELNGTRAEGVHVRTKDGEEILVRAGKEVLLCAGAVDSPRLLLHSGIGPKEDLVKLGIPVVHDLPGVGENLLDHPESVIVWETNGPIPENSAMDSDAGLFVRRDPEHAGPDLMFHFYQIPFTDNPERLGYQRPAHGVSMTPNIPKPKSRGRLYLTSADPSVKPALDFRYFTDEDDYDGRTLVDGIKIAREIAKTEPLAGWLKREVAPGPQVTDDEELSEYARKVAHTVYHPAGTCRMGSVDDRLAVVDPELKIRGLDGIRIADASVFPTMTAVNPMIGVLMVGEKAVELIGGDA, encoded by the coding sequence ATGCCCGAGAACCCACATGTCTACGACTATGTCGTCATCGGCGGCGGCACCGCAGGCTCCGTCATAGCCTCCCGCCTCACCGAGAACCCGGACGTCACCGTCGCCGTCATCGAGGGCGGCCCCAGTGACGTCGACCGCGACGACGTGCTGACCCTGCGCCGCTGGATGGGTCTGCTCGGCGGCGACCTCGACTACGACTACCCCACCACCGAGCAGCCGCGCGGCAACTCGCACATCCGGCACAGCCGCGCCCGGGTCCTCGGCGGCTGTTCCTCGCACAACACCCTGATCGCCTTCAAGCCGCTGCCGTCCGACTGGGACGAGTGGGAGGCGGCCGGCGCCAAGGGCTGGGGCGCGGTGCCGATGGAGGCGTACTTCGCGCGGCTGAAGAACAACGTCGTCCCGGTCGACGAGAAGGACCGCAACGCCATCGCCCGCGACTTCGTGGACTCCGCGCAGAACGCGCTGGAGGTCCCCCGCGTCGAGGGCTTCAACAAGAAGCCGTTCAACGACGGCGTCGGGTTCTTCGACCTCGCCTACCACCCCGAGAACAACAAACGGTCGAGCGCCTCGGTGGCGTATCTCCACCCGGTGATGGACGAGCGGCCCAACCTCCACATCATGCTGGAGACCTGGGCGTACCGGCTGGAGCTGAACGGCACCCGGGCCGAGGGCGTGCACGTCCGCACGAAGGACGGCGAGGAGATCCTCGTCCGGGCCGGCAAGGAGGTGCTGCTGTGCGCGGGCGCCGTCGACTCGCCCCGGCTGCTGCTGCACTCCGGCATCGGCCCGAAGGAGGACCTCGTCAAGCTGGGCATCCCCGTCGTGCACGACCTGCCCGGCGTCGGCGAGAACCTCCTCGACCACCCCGAGTCGGTGATCGTCTGGGAGACCAACGGCCCCATCCCCGAGAACTCCGCGATGGACTCCGACGCGGGCCTGTTCGTGCGCCGCGACCCCGAACACGCAGGCCCCGACCTGATGTTCCACTTCTACCAGATCCCCTTCACGGACAACCCGGAGCGCCTGGGCTACCAACGCCCCGCCCACGGCGTCTCGATGACCCCGAACATCCCCAAGCCGAAGAGCCGCGGCCGCCTCTACCTGACCAGCGCCGACCCGTCGGTGAAGCCCGCTCTGGACTTCCGCTACTTCACCGACGAGGACGACTACGACGGCCGCACCCTGGTCGACGGGATCAAGATCGCCCGTGAGATCGCGAAGACGGAGCCGCTGGCCGGCTGGCTCAAGCGCGAGGTGGCCCCGGGGCCTCAAGTAACCGACGACGAGGAGCTGAGCGAGTACGCCCGCAAGGTCGCGCACACCGTGTACCACCCGGCGGGCACCTGCCGTATGGGATCCGTCGACGACCGACTGGCCGTCGTCGATCCCGAGTTGAAGATTCGCGGTCTGGACGGCATCCGGATCGCCGACGCGTCCGTCTTCCCGACCATGACCGCGGTGAACCCGATGATCGGGGTGCTCATGGTCGGCGAGAAGGCGGTTGAACTGATCGGAGGCGACGCCTGA